A single window of Debaryomyces hansenii CBS767 chromosome F complete sequence DNA harbors:
- a CDS encoding DEHA2F11726p (similar to uniprot|P08067 Saccharomyces cerevisiae YEL024W RIP1 oxidizes ubiquinol): MSSLAFRSLRNGLGLKSSVRTLSTTTSALSKYDQPDFSSYLNNRSQEKNRNFTYFMVGSMGLLGTVGAKSTVESFLSSLSASADVLAMAKVEVKLGAIPEGKNVIVKWQGKPVFIRHRTQDEIDEANEVKVANLRDPETDADRVKKPEWLVMLGICTHLGCVPIGEAGDFGGWFCPCHGSHYDISGRIRRGPAPLNLEIPAYDFTDDETLMVG; encoded by the exons ATGTCATCCCTTGCTTTTAGATCTTTAAGAAATGGATTAGGATTGAAGA GTTCCGTCAGAACTTTATCCACCACTACTTCTGCATTGTCCAAGTACGACCAACCAGACTTTAGCAGTTACTTAAACAATAGATCTCAAGAAAAGAACCGTAACTTCACTTACTTCATGGTGGGTTCTATGGGATTATTGGGTACTGTTGGTGCCAAGTCTACCGTTGAATCTTTCTTGTCTTCTTTATCCGCATCTGCCGATGTTTTAGCTATGGCTAAGGTTGAAGTCAAGTTGGGTGCTATTCCAGAAGGTAAGAATGTTATTGTGAAGTGGCAAGGTAAGCCAGTTTTCATCAGACACAGAACACAAGATGAAATCGACGAGGCTAATGAAGTTAAGGTTGCTAATTTGAGAGATCCAGAAACCGATGCTGACCGTGTCAAGAAGCCTGAATGGTTAGTTATGTTGGGTATCTGTACTCATTTGGGTTGTGTTCCAATCGGTGAAGCCGGTGATTTTGGTGGTTGGTTCTGTCCTTGTCATGGTTCTCACTACGATATCTCTGGTAGAATTAGAAGAGGTCCAGCTCCATTGAACTTGGAAATTCCAGCTTACGATTTCACTGACGACGAAACCTTAATGGTCGGTTAA